A single Eulemur rufifrons isolate Redbay chromosome 9, OSU_ERuf_1, whole genome shotgun sequence DNA region contains:
- the LOC138392355 gene encoding schlafen family member 11-like, with the protein MNVEEYNSSLVLELSYPDLVINIGKVTLGEGNRKKLQKTQKDQEKARVTEAVCALLNSGGGVIPMELANKDERPVELGLDLEQSLRDLIESSDLQTFFEFKQQGRRFYIFVKSWSSDPFAEDSSVRPRICSLSSSLPRRSGTSVFPMHSREAFDFLKKRKAKILGKEPSGEFLDVINQKLNHSDPADLVFQKDRIEHGDILPFPESQSIEFKQFATKHIQEYVKTIIPQYVPAFANSGGGYLFIGVDDKSRKVLGCAKENVHRNSLKSVVAKAICMLPVVHFCSSELGVEYSTKIIDVFKGGELYGYLYVIKVEPFCCAVFSKDPKSWMVNDKDIRSLKAKEWVDMMIDPDLELLSELAKAFESQLSLSDRPPLCRPVYSKKGLERKADLQQHLFPVASGPLRYTPESLWKELFSEHEGLEELINRQMRPFSQGILIFSRSWAVDLNLQEKEGVICDALLIAQNIPPILYTILGKQEAGGQDYCTHTALTLKQKLVNTGGYTRKVCVIAKVLCLSPASSTECLGGAVSLIPYPRSYSLADTQQVGALLQALVIVLLSFRSFLSDQLRCEVLNLLTAQQYELFSTNLRKNRELFIYGLPGSGKTIMAMKIMEKIRNMFHCGADRILYICENQPLKNFVGNKKICQAVTRKSFMKYVFKDIQHIVIDEAQNFRTEDGDWYGKAKTITQRAKPCPGILWIFLDYFQTSHLSCSGLPALSDQNSKEELTRVVRNADAIANFLQGEMQVIRNNPPLNIPPESLEMLLEAEWSPSIQGSLIIKTDLTEQQIVTCVAETCNLLFKKGYSQKDVAVLVSTATEVDRYKHKLLRAMRKKRVVQLSDACDMLGDHIVLDSVRRFSGLERNIVFGIHPRTPESAILHNILVCLASRARQQLYILWHGDR; encoded by the exons ATGAACGTGGAAGAATATAATTCGTCTCTGGTGCTAGAATTGTCTTACCCAGACTTGGTCATCAACATAGGAAAAGTGACTCttggagaaggaaacagaaaaaagctACAGAAAACTCAAAAAGACCAGGAGAAGGCAAGAGTTACAGAGGCTGTGTGTGCTTTATTAAACTCAGGAGGAGGAGTGATTCCCATGGAACTTGCAAACAAGGATGAGCGTCCTGTGGAGCTGGGACTGGATTTAGAACAGTCTTTGAGAGACCTTATTGAGTCTTCAGATTTGCAGACTTTCTTTGAGTTCAAACAACAAGGGAGgcgtttttacatttttgttaagtCTTGGAGCAGTGACCCTTTCGCTGAAGACAGTTCTGTGAGGCCCCGCATTTGCAGCCTCAGTTCTTCACTACCCCGTAGATCTGGCACTTCTGTGTTTCCCATGCATTCAAGAGAGGCGTTTGACTtcctgaagaaaaggaaagcaaaaatccTGGGGAAAGAACCTTCTGGTGAATTTCTCGATGTTATAAATCAAAAGCTCAATCATTCGGATCCTGCTGACTTAGTATTCCAAAAAGACCGTATTGAACATGGTGATATCCTGCCTTTTCCTGAGTCTCAATCCATAGAGTTTAAACAGTTTGCTACAAAACACATCCAAGAGTATGTAAAAACTATAATTCCACAGTACGTCCCAGCATTTGCAAACTCTGGAGGAGGCTATCTTTTTATAGGAGTGGATGATAAGAGTAGGAAAGTCCTGGGATGTGCAAAAGAAAACGTTCACCGTAACTCTTTGAAAAGTGTAGTAGCAAAAGCAATTTGCATGTTGCCCGTTGTCCACTTTTGCTCTTCAGAACTAGGGGTGGAGTACAGCACCAAAATCATAGATGTGTTTAAGGGAGGAGAGTTGTACGGTTATCTCTATGTGATTAAAGTGGAGCCATTCTGCTGTGCAGTGTTCTCAAAAGATCCCAAATCGTGGATGGTGAATGACAAGGACATCCGCAGCCTGAAAGCCAAGGAGTGGGTGGACATGATGATAGATCCCGATCTAG AGTTACTTTCAGAGTTGGCCAAGGCTTTTGAATCTCAGCTGAGCCTATCAGACAGGCCTCCACTTTGCAGACCGGTGTATTCCAAGAAAGGTCTGGAACGTAAAGCAGATCTCCAACAACATTTGTTTCCAG TGGCATCAGGTCCTTTGAGATATACTCCGGAATCCCTCTGGAAGGAGCTGTTCTCAGAGCATGAGGGGCTGGAGGAGTTAATAAATAGGCAAATGCGTCCTTTCTCCCAGGGAATTTTGATCTTCTCCAGAAGCTGGGCAGTGGACCTGAACTTGCAAGAGAAGGAAGGAGTCATCTGTGATGCTCTGCTGATAGCACAGAACATCCCCCCCATTCTCTACACCATTCTCGGGAAGCAGGAGGCAGGGGGGCAGGACTACTGCACCCACACAGCCTTAACTTTGAAGCAGAAGCTGGTCAACACAGGGGGCTACACCAGGAAGGTGTGTGTCATCGCCAAGGtcctctgcctgagtcctgcgaGCAGCACAGAGTGCTTGGGGGGTGCAGTCTCTCTGATACCTTACCCCAGGTCCTATAGCCTGGCAGACACCCAGCAAGTGGGAGCCTTGCTCCAGGCCCTCGTGATTGTCCTGCTCAGCTTCAGGTCTTTCCTGAGTGACCAGCTCCGCTGTGAGGTTCTAAATCTTCTCACAGCCCAACAGTATGAGCTATTCTCTACAAACCTCCGCAAGAACCGAGAGTTGTTCATCTATGGCTTGCCTGGCTCAGGGAAGACAATCATGGCCATGAAGATCATGGAGAAGATCAGGAATATGTTTCACTGTGGGGCAGACAGAATTCTCTACATTTGTGAGAACCAGCCGCTGAAGAACTTTGTCGG taaCAAGAAGATCTGCCAAGCAGTGACCCGGAAAAGCTTCATGAAATATGTCTTTAAAGATATTCAACACATCGTCATTGATGAAGCTCAGAATTTCCGCACTGAAGATGGAGACTGGTACGGGAAGGCAAAAACCATCACTCAGAGAGCTAAGCCTTGCCCAGGAATTCTCTGGATCTTTCTGGACTACTTCCAGACCAGCCACTTGAGTTGCAGTGGCCTCCCTGCTCTCTCAGACCAGAATTCAAAAGAAGAGCTCACCAGAGTGGTGCGTAATGCAGATGCAATAGCCAACTTCTTACAAGGAGAAATGCAAGTAATTAGAAATAATCCCCCACTTAACATCCCCCCTGAGTCCCTGGAGATGCTTCTTGAAGCTGAATGGTCTCCGAGTATTCAGGGGTCCTTAATAATTAAGACAGACTTGACAGAGCAGCAAATAGTGACCTGCGTGGCAGAAACCTGcaacctactttttaaaaagggctATTCTCAGAAGGATGTTGCTGTTCTTGTCAGCACTGCGACAGAAGTGGATCGATACAAGCATAAGCTCCTGAGAGCAATGAGGAAGAAAAGGGTTGTGCAGCTCAGTGATGCATGTGACATGTTGGGTGATCACATTGTGTTGGACAGTGTCCGGCGATTCTCAGGCCTGGAAAGGAACATAGTATTTGGGATCCATCCAAGAACCCCTGAGTCAGCTATCTTACACAATATTCTGGTCTGTCTGGCTTCCAGGGCAAGACAACAGCTGTATATCCTGTGGCATGGTGACCGTTAG